In Myxocyprinus asiaticus isolate MX2 ecotype Aquarium Trade chromosome 8, UBuf_Myxa_2, whole genome shotgun sequence, a single genomic region encodes these proteins:
- the LOC127445136 gene encoding GTP-binding protein Rhes-like has product MSMMVQQQQTVRFVFLGAAGVGKTALITRFLQDRFDSKYTRTVEELHALEYDTDGARMRVEILDTSGSYAFPAMRALCIRTGDAFALVYAADELNSMDEVQRLREEILEVKGEKFTGITVIENKADLGSRCRQATAKVMRTVEEDWGAGFVETSARTGDNVTGVFRDLLQHLKLPSHVSPALRRRRQTMTRESAGARKKPPMKKNNSCILS; this is encoded by the coding sequence ATGTCTATGATGGTTCAGCAGCAACAGACGGTGCGCTTTGTGTTTCTGGGAGCCGCCGGGGTCGGGAAAACCGCCCTGATCACCCGCTTCTTGCAAGATCGCTTCGACTCTAAATACACGCGCACCGTGGAGGAGCTTCACGCGCTCGAGTACGACACTGACGGTGCGAGGATGCGTGTTGAGATTTTGGACACGAGCGGTAGTTATGCCTTTCCAGCGATGCGCGCTCTGTGCATCCGCACCGGGGACGCGTTTGCGCTTGTGTACGCAGCCGACGAACTGAACTCCATGGATGAGGTCCAGCGACTCCGTGAGGAGATTCTGGAGGTAAAAGGGGAGAAGTTTACAGGCATCACGGTGATAGAGAATAAAGCGGACCTGGGCAGCCGGTGTCGCCAAGCCACTGCAAAAGTGATGCGCACGGTGGAGGAGGATTGGGGCGCGGGGTTCGTGGAGACGTCCGCGCGCACCGGCGACAATGTTACTGGGGTATTTCGGGACTTGCTTCAACACCTGAAGTTACCGAGCCACGTCAGCCCGGCACTTCGCAGACGGAGGCAAACAATGACAAGAGAAAGTGCAGGGGCGCGGAAAAAGCCTCCTATGAAGAAAAACAATAGCTGCATCTTGTCTTAA